Sequence from the Mytilus galloprovincialis chromosome 10, xbMytGall1.hap1.1, whole genome shotgun sequence genome:
atatatGTCAAACATTCCTTaacttttatcttaaaaaataagTATTCAAAGAATTGTCAATTCTTCTTTTTCAGAACAAATTAATGAGGAATtagaaaattggaaaaaagaTGACAAAACATTTATAGAAACAAACGGAgcaaaatgtgtattaaagtgcATTAAAGAAAATGGTTGTGTTGTTGTCACAGCAAGTTCTGGTAGTGGAAAATCATCATTGGTGCGTCACGTGGCTTTACAGATGCAAAATGAAGGATATGAGATTTTACCAGTATCAAATCCTAAGGAAATCATCAAGTGGTACAATCCAATTAAGAAGATACTGTTTGTTGTGGATGATTTTTGTGGAACATATAATTTAAATCCAATTAAGTTTGAAAACTGGAAAAATCTGATAGAAAAAATTAAAGCTTTAGTAGAAAAGAAACCAGTTAAGTTAATTATGTCTTGTAGACTACAGGTTTATCATGATAGGCAGATGGAAGCGTTATCATTCTTTCAAGGGTGTGAATGTAATCTCCTGTCTGCAGATTTGTGTTTATCTAGAACAGAAAAACAATCCATTGCTGAATTTTACCTGAAAACAAACGCTTCTGAGATCAGTGAATTATATGACATGTTTGACTGTTTCCCTCTTTTGTGTCAATTGTACAGCAAAAATCTAAAACTAAACATTGTAAATTTCTTTACAAATCCATTTACAGTTTACAAAGAAGAGATAGATAAATTACAGACAGAGGGAGCACATGTCAAATACTGTGCACTTGCTCTATGTGTAATGTTTAACAATCAGTTGAAGGAAGAATGGCTTACTGAAGATGTAGATGAAAacatcaaaacaattataaagaaCACATATGAAGCTTGTAAAGTGTTGGAAGGGACGTCACGATTGGTTTTACGTGATGAGCTGGATTCacttacatatacatatatcagAAAGGATGGTGAAGTCTACAGAACTATTCATGATAAACTGTTTGACTTTCTTGCTTTTTACTTTGGCAGTGTGATGATTTATTGTGTAATTAAAAATGCTAACAGTCGTTTTATTCGTGAAAGGttttcatttgaaagaaaaagcAATAATGATGAATTTACAATTATTGTACCAACGAGATATCAGCAAGGGTATATAAACAGAATGGTAGATGACTGGTCAAAAGGAAAGGTACAAGATGTCTTCTGTAACATCAATATTGTCAATTGTATCTTCAGACAACAATTCCTTATACATATACAAAGCTTAGCAATATCACAACAAAAACAATTGGCCAGTTCATATGACATTAATGACAAAAGTACTCCATTGATACAGTGTTGTTTTATAGGAGATATTGATCTGATCAAATGGTGTATTCAACATTGTATCAGTATTGTAAGCCATTGTCGTAATACTGATAAGGTATCACCTTTATACATGGCATCTGCATATGGatatactgaagtagttcagatgttaataaacaaaaaGGCAGATATTAATAAGTGTAAAGATACTGGagtatcacctctgtacattgcttgtcaggaaggacatactgaagtagttcagatgttaacaaacaataaggcagacattaataagtgtgatgataaagaagtatcacctctgtacattgcttgtcaggaaggacatactgaagtagttcagatgttaataaacaataaggcagacattaataagtgtacagATAATGGAGCATCCCCCCTATTTATAGCATGTTATATAGACCATGCAGAGATTGTTGAATTTTTATTGAAACATAAAGCAGACTGTAACCATAAATGGAAAGGACTTACACCATTAGATATTGCTAGAGGAGAAAACCATACAAATATTGTACATTTGTTAGAGAAATGGAACAAACaatcaatataaatattatgCATCGCAGTGGTTTAAGGACAATTATGAGAAcactataaattgtaaaacacttgcttcaaatttttatttcgcaatattaaaataatgcaatgtTAATTAACTTCTCATGTCGATTTATGTTTATGAAGACAAGGTCAAGATGAACCCTGCTAAAGAGACATGTATATCCTATAATAATTCTATACACCAGACACAGCTAACCGATCATTTATTGTATCTGAAAaaaaccagaccaaaacacaaaacattgatcaatgaaccatgaaaataagttcAAGTTAAAATGAAACCTACCATTCTgaaatatacaccttacaatcattttatATACCAGACTTAGTggttatagtatctgagaaacagacaTTATcacataacttttgattttgaccactgatcaatgaaatgaggtcgaggtcataTGAATCCTGTCTGCCAGACATGAAGACCCTGCAAGGATCCCATACACCAAATTAAATCATTCTATTACTCATAAGTtataaattcaaatgacaaaaatcatAAAACCAGTGactgaaccctgaaaatgaggtcaaggacaaaggACATATGACAAATGGAAACCTCATAACATAGGGCATCTGTATAAGTAAGAACTGTACACATCAGAGAGCACACAAGGCAATTGTCCATATGAATAATATTTCCATGGGGCATAACTCTTCTACAAATTATTGATCGGCATTGGTTTTCAAATTCgccaagacattgctgatataaacctatgataaaagtttcataaaaatctggcaagaattgtacatgtgAAAGCGCTAACAAGACTGGACCGACAGAAGGACACCCGGTATTTCCATGTCCCTGTAACACATTACGCAGGTGACAAAAAGGGATATATCTGTCACTCTTAATGTTCTGTTTGATGAGATaaatttcatttgaatatttagaaaatttttaatcatttgctgagaacatAACTAAATATATGCTTGTATTGTAAAAAGTAtctataacatgtttttttttgggtGTCTATATGACCTAAAACCTTTTtcagggaaatgaaaaaaaaaatggtttaggCATATTTAGTAATGACACAGAATCCTTACAGACAATTGAAGTAAATAAGataaaggtcaaaaggtcaaagtaaagttctactgaatatataaatataaaaatatataattgtaaatttattataaatattttcatttcatgtatacaattttgaacaatatgtaaaataatgataatgataaataaaataaaatatataataaaactaaaacaaaactaagtatttgacacaacttttgtATGTCTTCTTACAACATCATACAAAACCTCTCTAAGTAGTGGTCATTATATTCGTTTTAAgaagatatttaataaataattctAGTACTGATAAGGAGACAATTCTtcagaaattatctccctttaatcagGTTGATTTAACATTTGACATGTTTTATAAAGTACAACATCATACAAAAgtacatattatataattttttaaaacagtattaaaaaaaacagaaacttcCAAATGGTATACAGAGTAAACAACTCTTAAATGAGGCAACTCTAAACGTTCTAGGGAAAATAAAGGGGAAACAACTGATCACATAATAAGAATTATCTATGATTTTCTCAGAAATTTAAAAGGCTTTAAGGGTAACATTCAAATTGGTGATGGATTTTTATTCACATAGAATCAACCAAAAAAGCACATAAATTTCGTGTTCCAATACTCTTGGATAAAATTTTTGCAACATTTATAagattttgcaaataaaaaaatgatagttTGAAAAAGGACTCATATTCaacatacacaaaacaaaaaGTGTCAAGAAATCTCCCAGTATTATGTTCTTGCAAATACAAATCCAACTCAGTTTGTTACACTGATTAGCTAAAATTCTATATTTAAGTGAATAGTAGCTGTTCACAAGAATGTGTCCGTAGAACATGGATGCCCACtcaactatcattttctatgctcaGTGGGGTCAcaattctaatttggcattcgaattagaaagatcaaatcaAAGGGAATATGAGTACTATattaaagtttcaagttgattggacttcaacttcctgAAAAACTACCTAGATCAAACACTTTAACCTGCggaccataaaacataatgcaccttctactattgtaggtggggcataaaaaataaaacagatgaGGGAAAAATTATAAAGATTTCAGTGAAAAGTTGCATGTAACAAGCAAGATATATTGAGCAATTTCAAAGGTTTTTTTAACACAATTCCATGAAATGAGGTACCGGTATATGAACAGTTATAAAAAGTGTTGTTTTGtgaaacataaacaaaaatacacaTGTGACAAATAGAATGCACCACATCATTAAATTGTGtagaaattttattattgatacaACCACAACATCTGCATAATTCTTAAAAAGAAGTTCAAGACATTGGTCaaataattgacaaaaatattttttaaattactgcTATGACACTGCTGCACTGACATGTATTACAACTCCTTGTTTTTGGAGTAATTTTAAAACGTCTAATATGGAAGCTAATTCTGTTCTAAATCTTTGGATTTCACTATTTTGAGAATCTACGATTCCCTTCCATTTGTTTGCTTCCTGGTCCATTTCCACTGAAGCTGTGTGTTTggcattttttataatttgatgcaGTTCAAGTTCACGTGTTTCACGTTTTTTCTCCATTGGAATTATCTTCTGCTGAATtgattcaaaatgttttatttcctaaaacaaacaaaaatatgtataacattataaagggcaAAACATTTAGGCAAGGCACTCTTAGTCAACATTTATGGCGGGCACTTCTATTCAACATATAGGCAAGGCACTCCAAGTCAATATATTGGCAAGGCACACCTAGGCAACATTAATAGGCTAGGCACTCCTAGTCAACACTCCTTTCAACAGTAAGGGCATACTACACAGAAACAATCCTACAATATTATTTCCTATAAATAttcacatcaaataaataaaaatattattcaataattcttatatgatatGCATATTAGGGTATACGTTGATATGATTGTTTGAGAGGACTTCTGGTACTTGTTCttgacattgtttatttttcgatagacgacgttgaccgaacttctttttgtaaccaatgtaaacaagaaaGCAGCCTTAATGACACAATCTGGatcaatgtttacaaaatatgtttacacttcgcttttattgtttttaaattagatactAACACGAAACATCcgtttgaatgataataagagtTTTTGCACTGTATTATCTATCAGATTGCAAATTTCATTGATCACACATTTTTACGTTAACCTACACATATATTCATGCGCCAGGTCTATtcaatgacacaaatatacaatttacatgtGATAAGGTTACGAGTgtggaaaaataaattttgtatctccaattttaaagaatCATGAGGATTAAACAGCTTTTTAAAGGAAtctattggtgtataaactgtaccaagtcactcacaaacatatcataaaataacttttatttgtttgtgagtgaattggtcgagttttATACACCAATTTACCTTTATTAGAAACCCCCAAACCAAAGCATTTGAAAGACAGGGATGTTTAAATAAGTAGAAATTTAAGGAGCTTTATGACTTTCCCCTGGAGAAAAATcccattttgaaataaaaaatggcttaaaattattcccaaaaagacaacttttttccccaacagtgcagtctcagtagtaattgtgcatgaatacgaACTGAAAAAACTCATTTAAACCATTTTCATaactaaaatgactatatgtgcagatttgagggtctatttatgtatcatcactgacaataaggggtcttatttcaaatgagggtttaTCTCTTGAAAGAGGGTCTTCAAATTGAAGATCCAGTCAAATTGATGGTctattataaatttcccaatttgataaaaatgacgcacattttcccaataaaaaagggtagaggtagttttgaaaaaaagcgAACATTATCACTGAGGacagcaaaaacaaaaatatttcaaaggcATGCCAGAGATGTTTAAATAATGAGAAGTGAagtaaaaatatacttttttaaattcCTATCAGTATTCAAGTTTGATATACATGTTTAAAGTAAAAAACAAGCAAATAACTAATGTCTCAATTGACCCCTTTTATTTTGTGCAATTCAAGACAAATTTCCTGATGAAGGGGTTAAGATATATCACCAGAGTAACAGTACTTACTGGAGTGTGGAATGTCTTTGCCTCACGTAATTCCTTTTTCAGTTTGTCAATTTGGTTTTCTAAACTGGCATTCTGTATTCGAAGTATAGAAAGTTGTTCTGAATCTAAATGTGATTTATTTAACTgttctttcaaatgttttatcatcacctaaagaaaaaaagaaatttatgatcatttattttaataatttactgTTTTATTCATCAAGTGTACAAGCCATTAACACAGAAAGATGaataactttttataaaattataaaacagaaaagaaggttaagaatactttgacctatagttgattaCTTTTAACTCACTGTGACTTAGatggaaagctgtctcattggcattcataccacatcttcttatctaaTGAATTCTTACCTGTTGAGCATCTGTTTTTGATTGTAACTCTGCCATTTTAGAGGCAGAATGTTGTAAAGCGTTGTCAGTCAAAAATTTCTGTAGCTCCCTCTGGTGTGAAGATCTTAGTACACCAATCTGTGAAAAGATaaatttcaagacattttaaCTATATACAACAAATAGTTCAATTTTGATTGGTGATTGGATGGCAGTTTAATGTCAAGTGACAAAAAACATGCATTTACAGGACAAGAACATGTAAGGGTGATATTTCTATCAAGTtatcttactgttgatttttatttgtaaataatcaatttgcttatagtctagaattttagtttattgaagGACCTTGTgtctaatttttaaaatatgctttgtcctttctttggttgggttgttgtctcttgttgacacattccctgtttccattctcaattttatttaaacaaaaaatatttgaataaccTCTCTCCACggtatagcctttttgtgctgatgaggcgtaaagcaaccaacaatcaatcaatcaatcatgtaacTGTGATATGAGTTTCCAAGACAGACAAACTGAGCCTGAGTTTTATCTTGCTATTTCCCAACAGTctgcaggaagacatgtcaccctaCCCTTACAAATTATTCTGACTCGGGGCAAGCAGTATTTGCTCTTCCTCCTTATATATATGATTTACAGTCTTTATATTGACCAAGGCGAAACTCAAACTCAAAAATgctactatatttgttttatcacaaaaataaatattcgACCCACAAGGTTATATTAAGAGGAACAAACTAAATAGAAAGGCAGCTTTTATTTACCTTCATGGTTACTTTATTTCCATGAGATGCTGATGTAACTTTTTTCTATGGAAGTGATTTCAACATGCAATTTATCTTTTTCACAAAAAATTACGATAACAGATCCCTTAAGAAATTCCAATTTAGTCTCTCATTCCAAACCTCATCATAAATTGTTTAAAAGTCAATCATTCAAAAGTGTATCATGCTTTTATCACACCATTTCACAATTAAATCATTAATGTGCTTAACTTTCATCCAAGTATTGATCACAATATGGATCAAATACTTAGGGATACAAAATTATTGTAATTAACAAACACTTTGCATTTTACCAAACAAAGTCCTTAATTCCATAGATTATAATAACTCATGCTGATAAATCTACATGTGTATGTCACTGGTACCTgttcttcatatttttcttttgttttaaggtTCTTATCCTCAAAATGAGCCTGATATTTCTGTAATTCAATCCTATGTGTATCTACCTCTAACTGTAGTTCATCAACCTAATAAGAGATATATTATGACAATTTATTCATTCTGTTAGTTAATAATAGTACTTTTCCTTTAACTAAATGAGGGAAGCAAGATTTGTTTCCTTAAACTGAATGAGGGAAGGAAGAGTAATTTTCCTTGAACTGAGTGAGAAGTCACAGAAGTAACTCTCTGTTCACTCTTATTCTATCAAATAATCGTATATTTTAATGAATCAGCTTTTCTAATGATCATTTTAAGTATTACTAATTAAGAGTCAGTCTATCAGATACCAACTGATTTCTATAAAAAGACATCAAGATTTATTGGTGATTATTAGGGACTTAAGTTGATTGTATGATTGATAACTGCTGTttgtccaatggcaaatattacgccaaaaaaatatatgtctgtttaaggtTACATACTTCAAACATTCACATCATACATGAAGACTCTAAGAGAAAACCATACCTTTGATTTCAACACTTCGTTTTCTTTTATCACATCAGATATATGAGTTCTATCAGCAAATGTTTCTGGTTCATATTGTTTTCCATTCACTCTCTCTGTTAATCCGTTCATTTCAGATAAAACTTCTGTTTCATCTTCATCCATCTTTCTTGTCTTTCCTTTACCTttaatcttcttatttttatctaacaatataaaacatagtTGAATACTATGTTGAACTCAAGatgtattttttactttttgtgttgttgggttgctatctGACAATAGAAAGGCCTATGCATTGTATAACATATCATTCATATTGaagtaatatttatataaatatttaaaaagatgtaaaacgaaacaattaaaaaaaaattaatctctattttttaaattgatttattcaGCTCAAGACAAActgtaaaagaacaaaaaagcatACACAACCTCaacctcctgccccccccccttttttgccaaaacaaaataaacaagaatgtgtccccagtacacagatgccccacttgcactatcattttctatgttcagtggaccgtgaaattgggataaaaactctgtGTCCACAGCTCCGACTGCAAGGGATTTCCTTCTGTTAAGATGAGTTTCCATATAGTGTACAAGCATTTCAGGTATGCaacttgtttattttatcaagttttaccATTTGTGATACAATTTTCGTACTTGAGCGCTCTGGCATTGTCTCTATCGTCCCCGGGTAATCTACCCGGGAGCTTGCACCATTGAAGGTAATGGAGGGCGAGCTGGACTCagtgacaacaaaaaaaaaaaaaaaaaaaaatgagtcagAGGCCAGGGCTGGACTAAGGGAACATGTGTTGTAAGTTTGAatttaattggacttcaacttcatcaaaaactaccttgaccaaaaacttttaacctgaagcgggacagacggacggacgaagggacacacagaccagaaaacataatgcccctctactatcgtaggtggggcatgaaaataaaaataaaataaccacATACTATTTCAACTGGAAGTCTGGCTAACACTTTAATGCTTACACATATAGAGCAAACCAAACAGTAGTTTTGCTGACAAAATACTAAAGATTGAACAAAAGAAGCCCATTTGAGTACCATAATCAGGTACAGTTGGGAAAATTgcaataaagagaaaaaaagttgtttatTACAGTTATAAACCTTTAAAAACTTTTGGTTGGGTAAAATAAACTTAGTTTTCCACcaattgtaaatatttgtttctaaATCATCACTGTAGAGACAATATTCATCTAAATCAAGTGCACTCTAGCAGTAGGATTAATTATATACATTTCATATTTACCTGTATCATTGGTAAAACCATTAACAAGGTACAAATGTTTTTCTTTCCTTAGCCTCTCTATGGATTTCTGTAAGATTTGAAGGTCATGGTTTTTACATTCAATCTCTGCACGAAAGACTTTAACTTGGTTCTTTAGATCTACCTCTTGATCCTTAGACATCTTTAGTTCATTTTTCAGTGATACTAAAATGAGATATGATTTTAGATATATTCTATATTGCCacattcatattatatatattttctttttatcaataaaattcatttcactttttttattaatca
This genomic interval carries:
- the LOC143048763 gene encoding centrosomal protein of 162 kDa-like, with amino-acid sequence MLRSVEQKYHTVKLQYEDRIKDLEAQLHLYKRPDDNSLKEYDHPHTSTLAVQRELDNVRERYKKQVAELQAEINNINNELNKTKTSQEVSLKNELKMSKDQEVDLKNQVKVFRAEIECKNHDLQILQKSIERLRKEKHLYLVNGFTNDTDKNKKIKGKGKTRKMDEDETEVLSEMNGLTERVNGKQYEPETFADRTHISDVIKENEVLKSKVDELQLEVDTHRIELQKYQAHFEDKNLKTKEKYEEQVMIKHLKEQLNKSHLDSEQLSILRIQNASLENQIDKLKKELREAKTFHTPEIKHFESIQQKIIPMEKKRETRELELHQIIKNAKHTASVEMDQEANKWKGIVDSQNSEIQRFRTELASILDVLKLLQKQGVVIHVSAAVS
- the LOC143049638 gene encoding uncharacterized protein LOC143049638; translated protein: MAPLLEEIENYIRLALLLKGVSPRAVRNFFDKEFPPTYLPSTLNKNYNTLYDLFKKRILNQAQWTLLFPKNGVPDSKAFDVTLMICLIRNLTSVNPPINGFDYLPLPGETTPGPDLARIKWYRNILAHHDSNTMPTCDFNTAWRNVVDAVSRLGGVPINQECQELKVKILDQSNQEIMLEIKQSQEEMKELRRTMDIENSTIRENLRNLQDSHSTLQTEHSSTTKKLIDLKDSHSTLLIEHSKVTEILKDPIPWNIREQINEELENWKKDDKTFIETNGAKCVLKCIKENGCVVVTASSGSGKSSLVRHVALQMQNEGYEILPVSNPKEIIKWYNPIKKILFVVDDFCGTYNLNPIKFENWKNLIEKIKALVEKKPVKLIMSCRLQVYHDRQMEALSFFQGCECNLLSADLCLSRTEKQSIAEFYLKTNASEISELYDMFDCFPLLCQLYSKNLKLNIVNFFTNPFTVYKEEIDKLQTEGAHVKYCALALCVMFNNQLKEEWLTEDVDENIKTIIKNTYEACKVLEGTSRLVLRDELDSLTYTYIRKDGEVYRTIHDKLFDFLAFYFGSVMIYCVIKNANSRFIRERFSFERKSNNDEFTIIVPTRYQQGYINRMVDDWSKGKVQDVFCNINIVNCIFRQQFLIHIQSLAISQQKQLASSYDINDKSTPLIQCCFIGDIDLIKWCIQHCISIVSHCRNTDKVSPLYMASAYGYTEVVQMLINKKADINKCKDTGVSPLYIACQEGHTEVVQMLTNNKADINKCDDKEVSPLYIACQEGHTEVVQMLINNKADINKCTDNGASPLFIACYIDHAEIVEFLLKHKADCNHKWKGLTPLDIARGENHTNIVHLLEKWNKQSI